The DNA region AAAATTTTTAATTCGCTGACTTGGAGGTGTTTTAAAGGCACAAACTACATTACAAATAAGGTCATTTTTTCAATTTCGTTCTGATAATGCCATTTCAAACAAAATTTCACAAAAAGGACGATCTTTTTTAGGGTCAAGGCCAAGACCATTTGTACTAAAATTAGCACTACCGGATCAAAAAGCTAATATTTCATTATTTGCATTGTATCAAACATATAACTTAGTATGTGTTTTAGGTTTAGTGTACTTAATAAAATCATAATTATAAACATTAGGTTTCGGATGTTCACGAATAATATTTAATCGATTAATATTTTTTTTCATCTTTTAATAACTCTGCTTCAAGAACCGGATTATATCCAACACTAGTATTACCAACAAAAAGATCTAAATTAATATTATCCTTTACGGTTTCATCTAAATATCGTTTAATAAAATTTGTATCAGCATCACCGGTCAATACTAATAGTCATGTTGCTGTCTTTATTTTTTCATTTGTTTTATGTGCTTTTACAATCTCATTAAATTGGCTTTTTTCTTTCAAAACATTTGCTTCTAACTGATAGGTTGTATTATCATTAACATAAAAGCCAACACAATTTTGTTGATATAAATCACTAATTAGTGTTGCACTAACCTGCTCTGTTGCATTAATTCCTCCGCAAAAAATATCACAACCAAGGTCTTTATAATTTGTAATATTGTATAGAACTTCTTTATAAGATGGGACTTTTAAAAGGAAGATTCTGAAAAATTACCACTACCTGTAAAAGAACGAATAATTTCTTTTTTATCATTAAACCAAAAATACGATTTCATATGCAACAACCTATTAGGCTTATCAATAACATTAGCTTGGTTATTTAAATTATTGTGTAAAAAATATTTATCGTTTCAACTCAATATTAACAAATAAATAAAAAAACTTAAAAAATCAGAGCCAACTAAAACAACTAAAAAAGCAACTGAACTTAATAAAAAAATATCTTTAATAAAATCTCTCTTTATTTTTTTATATTCCTTAGTTGTTTTAAATTTCATATCCATAATATAATCTCCTAATTAAATATTTGTTTAATAAACAATGTTATAAATAATGTTTATATAATGTTTATTTATTGTAATAAACAATGATTATTAACAATGTTATAAATAATGATAATATAGATAATATATTGTTTATTTAATGTTTAATAAACACTGTTAATAAACATTGTTAAATACATAAAATAATAAAAATTGGCACACTGAAAATAACTATTAAGAACTTTAATAGTAAATTATAATAAGTTAATTTTTCTATTTAATAAATTCATTTTTTACATCAAATCACATATAAAACCAATGTGCCACAGTTAAAATATATTATAAATAATAAATACTAAAATCCTTTAACCATAACACGGAAAAAGTTTAATACTTTAATAATCAAAAAAATGCAAACGGAATTAAAATAATTCACGCATCTCCTAAAAAAACCATTATCTCAGGTAAAATATTTGTTATAACTTCTTTAACTTTTCATAATGCACTAGTTAAACCAGTTCAAATACCAATCATACCCTCAGTCATAGTTTTAGGTGTATTTGCTAAAAAATTAACTGCTTTTGTTAAATACATACCTAACATTATTTTTTATACTCTTTTTTTCAATTTCTTTTTTTTCTTTTTTCTCTCCTCGAATTTGTTTAATTTTTTGATAAATTGATAAACCAATTCAAACAAAAATCCCTAATATAATAACAACACTAAATATTGTCGTTAATCAAGTTGGCATATTAAATCTTCTCTCTAAAAATATCGCGGCACGCTTCGCGTGTTCGCTACTAAATTACGCAGATAATTTATTCATTTTTTTTTACATTATTAATTACTATTTTATTTACAGTATTAATAACAATATATTTTCCATATTTAATTACTAAGGACCGCAAAATAAAATAATGTTTCTTTTCAATAAAAAATAAACTCCTTTCTGAGTTGATTTGTTGCACTTCGATTACAAAATTCATAAATAAAAGTTTTGAACAAAAAAATCAAAGTCAAAGTTTTAAAGCTTGAAAAAATCGTAAGTTTTTAAAATTTTCCTTACCTATTCATTATTATTTTCATTATCACTTAAAACATTATTAATTTGTGTTTTAATTCGTTCACGACGTTTTCCTTCTGCTTCCTTTGCTGTTTGCTCTTCAATTTCTAACATGCGTGATAAATAAGGATTACGATTAGTATAATATTCTTTAACGTGGTTCATATCTGGTTCAGAATCACTGTTTCGTAAATCATGCAATTTCTTATGATATCCTGATACATTTTGTGATAATGGTTTCCGGCGACGAAGAAACTGATTATTTAAATTATTTTCTTGTAAATTAAGTAGCGTTTTAAATCTAACTGCTCCCGCTTTTGTTGAATTATGTTGGATTAATCGACAGCGTTGCTCTAATGGCATATATTCAGAAAAATTATCATCAATATGATAAGCTTCAGCAACTGCATTGCGAATCTGTTCATTAATTTCTCTTTGCTCTTCAATTCCTTCAAACATTGTTGTTTGCTCATAATCATCAACATTATGTTGTGGCATTCGATTACGAATTTTTTCTTTAATTTGTTCTAATTTTACTTTTAACTCAGCTGTTCTATCACCAAAAATATTTGTTCCACTTTTTCGTGGCTTTAATAAAAATGATACAGTTTGTGCTGTTGGTTCAGATAATTTATTTTTAGTTTTTAAAGTTGATGGAATAATTTCTTTATTTGTAACTGGATCATATTTATGAAAATATGGTTCAATGTTATTTTTTTCAAAAGACAAAATTTTTTCTTCAGTAATATTAATTTTCACTAACTCCGCCTTCTTCTCACTCACCCGCTGAGCAATAATATCCTCAATCGAAGTTATGGAACTAATTTCTTTTTGTTGTTTATATGAATGCGACATATTAACTTTAAATTCATCAGCACCATCTAATTTTTTTCCATATAAAGGTGAAATAACTTCACATAACGATGTTAAAGAAGATTTATTCTTATTATTTTCAATTGTAATTTTTTTGTTTTCATTTTGATATTGTTTTTGTTCATGTTTTAAATGAGGATAAGCATCATCATGATTATAATAAGACTCTATTTTATGGTTTTTATTTTCACTCATCATGAAAACCCCCTTTATTTACATATATTATAAAACATTTCTTATTTTTTAACTAGTCGATTCGAAGCAATATTACTCCGCCCAACCTTTGCTTGATCAACACCATTTAATTGAACAGCATCACCAGTAAAGACAATATTAATTTTTGCCAACGATTCACCAACACCATAAATATCAACAGGAACACCTTCTTTTTCAAAATCCTGGATTTTTTGAACATTAAATCCTGATGAAACAATAATTTTAATATGTTGATATACTACTGTATCATCTAGAGCTTTACGTAAAGCACGAATTAAGTGTTTATTAACACCATTAATTTCACTACTTGGATACTTTTCTTCTTTTCCAAGAAAATATTTATCGATTAATGATTGAGAAGTATCAACACGAACTGCATATAAATTTGAAAATGCACGTGCTACTTGCAAAGTATCAGTAATAACATCATTATTATAATCAACTAAAGCCACTAATTTATCAGTTGGATAAAACTTTTGATAAGCTTTCAAAGCTGCAATTAAATCACCATTAAAAGCTTGGATTAAAGCATGCGGAACAGTGCCCGTAGTTTCATAATTACCAACTAATTTTGTTAATTGTGCTGTTGTAACAAAATTAGTTATTCCACCAATTTTTGCAGCATAACCATCATTTTCTTGATTATAATAATAATCACTACGATCATTCATATATATCAATGGCTTATTATTAGCTACTTGTAATACACGATAACAATTTGTTGCAATACTTGTTTGTCGGGCTAAAATACCATCAATAATACCTTCTAAATGGCCAAACTGATAATAATGCCCAGTTACTTTTAAAACTGGTTCATTAGCTTGAATTAAATCGCCATCCGTTAAGGCAGTGATTTCTAAACTTTCCGCATTAAAAGCTTCTGTTTTTAATAATTCAACACATTCATTGACGCCTGCTAGAATAACATTTTCTTCACGTTGAAAAAACTGCATTGTTATTAAATCATTTGGTTTTTCATTTTTTAAAATATTTGCTGTTTTTAAAAAATAAATTGCACTATAATACCCTGCCTTAATTTTGCCCATTCATAATATTCCTTTCAAAAACTATTTCCCAAATGATATTGTTGCTTTGATAATAACATAATTTTTTTACCAATAATAGTAGTAATTGGTAATTCCAATTCGAGTTCAGAACAAAGCATTCCATTTGAAATGATTCTTAGTAATTCACTAGGAACAATTTTTAAACCTTAATGCATAATTGCCCCAACACGCGCAACAACAACCAATTGGCCAATATCACAATTATCAGCTCCACAAATAATTTGTTCAATTGATAAACCAATATCTAGTTGACAAATATTTAATTTATCTGAATTATGATGTTTTTTACGCTCAAGAATTTTACCAAAAATAAATTGTGGTTGTTGATTAATATTAAAAGAATAATCTTTTTGTTTAAAAATACCTCCTAACTCTGCTAATAAAACAGAATTATCACTATTAATTTCTAACTTTAAAGATGTTGTTAAATGTTTACTAGCATTTAATAAATTAAACCCACAACATTGGTGACTTTAATTATAAAAAATAAGACATAATCATTATTAATAACATAATTAACTACATCAGGTGTTGATTCATATCCCATTAAAACATCAAAGCCTTGATTATAAAATAAACCAATTGTTTTTGTTCCCATTTTTAATCCTTATTACTTAAATTAAATCCTTTAATTTTTGTTTCATCTAAATATTCAATAATTGTTGTTACTAACTTAATTGTTTTATTAAAGTCATCTAAATCAATGATACCACTAATTTTATACAAATTACGGGCAATTAAACACGCTTGAATAGTTGGAATACCAGCTGTTGTTAAATTAACAGCTCCAGCATCAGTTCCTCCTGGCAAAATATAAAATTGATATTTTATTGCATGTTCTTTCATCAATTTAAGTTGATATTGAATTAAATCATAACGCGTATTCGTAACATTACACCTTGCCCTAATTGACCAAAAGTTGTTGTTGATTAATAATAATGGATATGAGCAAGTTGTTTTTATGGTTATCCAAATTAATAGTAAAGGTTTAGTTCGTATTAATCCATTAGTAGGTATTTGAGAACAAGCATTATTAGCTAAACGAGTAAAGTTATTAAAAGATGATGGAACGTTTTTGATTGGTACTATTTTAGCAATTGTACCGCATTTGTTATTACCAGAAGCTCGATTAAAACCAACGCCAATTGCTAATATGTTAATTGATTTTGGTTTTTCTTCACAAGCATAAGCCTATAAAGCTGGAATTCGAGAAGGAAATTTTGTAATTTGTTAAAGTCCAACAGTTTTCTTAAATAATAAACGATTATTATTAAAAGCAATTAATAACTGAATGGGTGTTATTTTATGATTAGAAGTTTTAGAACAAGTTAAAAATAAACAATTAGACTATGATTTATATGTTGGTTTTAGTGTGCAAGAAGAAGCTGGAACTCGCGGTGCTAAAACAGCGACAGCATTAATTAATCCTGATTTTGCAATTGTAACTGATGTTTCACCAGGCCATATGGTCCAAATGCTTGTAAAATAGTCTAATACATTTTTTCTGTTCAGTAGTAATTTCATTGTTATCTTCCTTTCATCCTTGAAATTATTATATCAAAGTTTATAATTAATATATTGTTAAGACGTTAACAATACTTTAACTTAGATTCAATGGTACTTAAGGGATAGAAATAAATGGAGGAAAAATATGCGCAAAGTTGCATTAATAATCGACTCATCGTCTGGAATTAAGAAAGACTATTTAAAAAAATATGAAGATACTTATTTATTACCATTATTACTAAATTTTCCAGATGGAAGTGAAGTGGAAGATGACGAAGATGTTATTTCATTTAATGAATTTTATGATATTTTAGAACATCAAGTTATCAAAACTAGTCAAATTCAAATGGGAAAAATGTTAAGTACTTGAAACGAATTGTTAAAAAAATATGAAGGCATTGTTTTTATGGGATTATCAAAGGGGCTATCTGGTCAGCATGAAAATATTTCAATGTTAGCTCAAGGCGATGAATATAAAAACAAAGTCTTTGTTATTGATACTGACGGGGTAAGTCAACTGCTAGTATATATGATTAATCTAGTATATCAATGAATTGGAGAAGGAATTGAATTAACAAAAATTCAATCAAAAATTGATTTAATTAAAACAAAAGTTAGCGCCTTTATTATCCCAAAAAGTTTGGAAACTTTAAAACGCGGGGGTCGAATTACAGCGGCAGCGGCAGCTTTAGCATCGTTTTTAAAGATAACCCCTATTTTGAGATATGATGGTCGCATTGATAAATTTGATAAAACTAGAACATTTAAAAAAGCTGTTGAAACAGCTTTAGGACAAATAAAAAAAGAACGGAAAAATTGAAAAAACATTATTTTATTGCATTCAAAAACAGACGATGAAACATTAAAAGAAGTTTACAATATTATTGAAGACGCTGGTGCTAAAATTACTTCAACATACATTTTGCCAAATGTTATAGCAGCTCATACAGGAGCAAATACGATTGTGCTAGTATGTTGAGATGAATAAAAGGAGGTACAACCAATGAGTAAAAAAATTGCAATCTTAACTGATTCATCAGCAGGTTTCACAACAGCAGAAATAAAACAATTAGGTATTCATGTTATTCCCTTACACATTATTTTAAATAATGAAGTTGATATCTTAGATACGGAAGAAGAAGCAGCAAAACATAATTTTTATGAAGTTGTTCAAACAGGAACAACAAAAACAAGTCAAGCATCAACTGGTGAATTAATGGTTAAATATGACGAAATTTTAAAAACATATTATGAAATTATTCATTATCCAATTGCTGAGAAACTTTCAAGCCAATATGCAACTGCTTATCTTTTAAGTCAAGATAAAAAATATAGTGGAAAAGTTCATGTTGTTCGTAATCATACAGCAGCTTTTGCTTTAAAAACATTAATAATTTATGCTAATGAATTAACAAAACAAAATCTTAGTGTCGAAGAAATTATTGCAAAAACAAATGAACTTGAGAAAAAAGCATATATGGCAATAATTCCTGGTAGCTTAGATCGTTTAGCAAAAGGTGGACGTGTTGGAAAAGTTTTATTATCATTAATTAACTTATTTAAAATTAAAATTTTAATTCAATGAGGAGAACATCCTAAAAAAATTGCCTCATCACGAACTTTAAATAATTTAATTGAAACTTTAGTTGAAACATTAGAAAAATTTAAAAAAACAGTTAAAATAAACTTTCAATTATTTGTTTTAAAAACAAGTGAATGTTCTAGCAAAGTTTGAGATAATGTTACACAAAAATTAAATGAATTAAAAGTTACTTACCACACCGAAAATTTAGCTAATATCTTTGTTGCACATGCAGGGTTAAACACAATTGCTTTTGTTGGTGTTCCACAAATTAAATAGTAATAAAAAATCATTTCTAATATTAGAAATGATTTTTTATTTTTTCATCATTAAATGGCGGAAGTAAAGAGATTCGAACTCTTGCATGGATCACTCCATCTAACGGTTTTCGAGACCGCCCCCTTCAACCAGACTTGGGTATACTTCCACTGTTTAAACTGGCAGGGGTGACAGGACTTGAACCCACAACGTACGGTGTTGGAGACCGCTGTTCTACCATTAAACTACACCCCTAAATCCTTTTTAAATCATAACATAATAAGATAAATATGGCAAAATAAAAAGTATTTCCATACTTTCATCTTTTTATGTTATGGCAGGGGTAGCAGGACTTGAACCCACAACACCCGGATTTGAAGTCCGGTGTTCTACCAATTGAACTATACCCCTAACAAGATAAATTAAGCGTCTAAATTGGCACTTAATCATTTTAACAAAATAATAGAAAATAGCAAATAATTTTATTTATTTTCTTCATTGAAGTACTCTTCAAATTGAAGTGGTTCATATTTTTTATTATGGCACTGATCACAGATTCCATGCCCTTCAATTTTAAAATAGACTGGTTCTCAATTAATATTTGTCATTACATCTTTTAAATTATCTAACTTAATTTCATGTAAAATATTCGTATCTTTAATATGAACAACATTTTTACAAATATCACAAACCATATGAAAGGATGGGTTTTCTGCTAAATCATATCAAATTTGTTTACCATCAAAAGAATTTGTAAAAACAATATGCTCACTAATTAATAAATCAATTGTGTTGTAAACTGACATTAAATTAACATTTTTAAATTCTTGTTCTAATAATGTTACAATTTCAGTTAACGTTAAATGTTGCTTTTCTGATAAAATTTTAATAATTGCTAACCTAATTTCAGTAATTCGGTAATTTTTACTTTTTAATAACTGTACAATCCCGTCATATGATAATGCCATTGCCACCAGCTCCTTTATTTTTTAATTTCTTTAATAACTTCAACCAAATCTGCAACTGTTTTAATATCCATTAATTTATCATCTGGTATTTGAATTCCACATTTTTTCTCAGCCTCAATAACTAAATCCATCAAATCTAATGAATCTAATCCTAATGTTTTAAACTCCGTATTTAAATCAATTGGTTTAGAAATTCCACGTTCTTTTAAAACTTTTTTAATTTCATCTAGCACATTCATTTAAAATTCCTCACATTCTCTTAATAATTAATATAATTATAACAAGTTTAACAATAAAATAATAGCATTTATTAGTTTAAGCTTTCTAATGTAAACTTCCAAGCTTGATATAATTGTTGTTCATTATGATAATTATAGACAATTATTGTTTTGAATAACTAATTTTTTCATTACTATAATATAAACTAAGATAACTTGTTGGATGATAAAAAAACATCATTTTCGGAATTCAACATTTTAAAAAATAATAATGAAAAAGAATATTATCAAAATAATATTCACTATATACATAATTAATTTTTGTTAGTAATTTTCTAGCATATAAAACAAATTTTTGTTCTGGTTGCAACTCAACATTCTCATCGTCTTTATTAAAAATACGTAAATTAACTTTAGGTTTATTATTACTAATTAAAATATTTTTATAAACACAAATAAAAATAGCACTTAAAAAAACTAACATTTAGAACAAAAAACCAAGAATAATAACTAATCTTTTATTAAAAATTTTTTTCATCTGCAACTAATTTTTGCTCCACAAAAAAATCAAATTCAAATTATGTTAATAAATCTTGATTAAATTCTTTATTATAATAATTAGGTAATTGTTGATTAATAATGCGATAAGTCATTGTTAAGCATTTAAACCAATTTGAATTAACAAAAAAGTATTATTAACATTTATTTTAGGAATAATTGGTTTAAAAATAAAGATTGCATAAAAAAGATTGGGGTATAAAAATATAAAGAAATTAAATAAGAATAATTAAACCATTTACTAAAATGGTTTTTTTATTTGAAAAACCTAAAATAACCGTTCCCTTTAAAAAATTTGAAGAATTTGGAACAAAGTGTCAAAAAATCGGAAAAAAAATTAAGCACACATATTACAATACCGATTTTAGCAATTAAAGGAATTTTAACAAAAACACTTTTATTAGGAATGGCAAAGCATCCAATTCTTTATGGTGTTTTAGTTAGTTTGTCTGCCTTAGCTGCTGGTGGGGTATGATTATATAATAAATTTAATAAACCACCACAAAACATTAACCAAGAAAGCCAAACTAATAACTATAATAAAATTAAAAATAAAAATGAATTTAAACCAACAATTATTATTTAAGGAGAAAATGATAAATAACGAGCTGAAAAAATAATTTAATATATATACATGTAAAATTTGATGAAAGATATTTATTTGAAGATTTATTATTTTCTAATGCTTGTAAAAAGAAAAATGGAACAATTAATATGTCATAAATAGCACGACAAACAAATCGTGGAATTAATACTGTTAAAAGAGAAATTAAGCGATTTAAAAAAATAGAAGATTATACAGCAGTTGAATCACATAAAGACTATTATAAAAAACGAAAAAAATGTATTAAAAAACTACCTGAATTTACAGAAGAACAATTAAATTTTATTAAAATTAGACTTAATAAATATCGTGATACACCTGAACAACTTATTTATCGTTATTTTTTAAAATTTGGTGTTAAATTTCCTGCTTGTGTTAAAAATTTTTATAAATGAGTTCGTTTGGGTGAGTTTGGATTAAAAAAAGAAAATTTACGTCATCGTGGTAAAAAATATAAAAAAAAGGGAAATCTGATAATCGTGGTCAATTAACTAATTTTAAATCATGCATCGTGTACAATGCAGCCGTAAAAAATAACTCTTGTTTAATGGTTGTTTTTTTATTTAAAAACAACCATTAAAAGGAGATGAAAAAAAAATATGTCTAAAAATACTTTTATTAAATGTAGTAAATGTGGAACACCAAAGCAGTTTCATACAGTTAACCATCGTGAAAAAACAGAGTGATTTGAAGATGTTTATTACACTGAATATTAAAATTTTGTTTTTTTAAAACCTTAAATTTTATAAAACAACTCTAAAAATTAAATATATTGGCTCTACAAGTGTTTAATTTATAATTACATATTTTTTAGGGAAGGTTCCCCAACAAGGCATTTCCGCCGGCATGAAACCATTAGAGCTGTTAACTTGTTTTTTGCGATTTTGTAAATTAATGACTTTGATTAAGATAGACGCGTAGTGGTGCATTCATAACTATTAATTGCAAGAAGAAAAATAAAATCGTGTGCGTAGAGGATGAATAACTTTTAAGAACTGGACAAGGATTTCTTAATTAATCTACTAGTGGGGACTTGATGAGGAGGTACTTAATACTACAAGTAACTACAAAATGTAGAACATTGTAGTACTTTGTAGTTAATTGTAAAAAGGAGAATTTAAAAATGACTATGAAAAAGAAACTTTGTTTAAAAAAAGATATTGAGGATATTGTTTTAAATGTTATCAAGAAAATAAATTAAATG from Spiroplasma kunkelii CR2-3x includes:
- a CDS encoding restriction endonuclease PLD domain-containing protein codes for the protein MKKNINRLNIIREHPKPNVYNYDFIKYTKPKTHTKLYVWYNANNEILAFWSGSANFSTNGLGLDPKKDRPFCEILFEMALSERNWKNDLICNVVCAFKTPPSQRIKNFCAN
- a CDS encoding nicotinate phosphoribosyltransferase, with translation MGKIKAGYYSAIYFLKTANILKNEKPNDLITMQFFQREENVILAGVNECVELLKTEAFNAESLEITALTDGDLIQANEPVLKVTGHYYQFGHLEGIIDGILARQTSIATNCYRVLQVANNKPLIYMNDRSDYYYNQENDGYAAKIGGITNFVTTAQLTKLVGNYETTGTVPHALIQAFNGDLIAALKAYQKFYPTDKLVALVDYNNDVITDTLQVARAFSNLYAVRVDTSQSLIDKYFLGKEEKYPSSEINGVNKHLIRALRKALDDTVVYQHIKIIVSSGFNVQKIQDFEKEGVPVDIYGVGESLAKINIVFTGDAVQLNGVDQAKVGRSNIASNRLVKK
- a CDS encoding acyl carrier protein; translated protein: MNVLDEIKKVLKERGISKPIDLNTEFKTLGLDSLDLMDLVIEAEKKCGIQIPDDKLMDIKTVADLVEVIKEIKK
- a CDS encoding Fur family transcriptional regulator, with protein sequence MALSYDGIVQLLKSKNYRITEIRLAIIKILSEKQHLTLTEIVTLLEQEFKNVNLMSVYNTIDLLISEHIVFTNSFDGKQIWYDLAENPSFHMVCDICKNVVHIKDTNILHEIKLDNLKDVMTNINWEPVYFKIEGHGICDQCHNKKYEPLQFEEYFNEENK
- a CDS encoding DegV family protein — its product is MSKKIAILTDSSAGFTTAEIKQLGIHVIPLHIILNNEVDILDTEEEAAKHNFYEVVQTGTTKTSQASTGELMVKYDEILKTYYEIIHYPIAEKLSSQYATAYLLSQDKKYSGKVHVVRNHTAAFALKTLIIYANELTKQNLSVEEIIAKTNELEKKAYMAIIPGSLDRLAKGGRVGKVLLSLINLFKIKILIQWGEHPKKIASSRTLNNLIETLVETLEKFKKTVKINFQLFVLKTSECSSKVWDNVTQKLNELKVTYHTENLANIFVAHAGLNTIAFVGVPQIK
- a CDS encoding DegV family protein; its protein translation is MRKVALIIDSSSGIKKDYLKKYEDTYLLPLLLNFPDGSEVEDDEDVISFNEFYDILEHQVIKTSQIQMGKMLSTWNELLKKYEGIVFMGLSKGLSGQHENISMLAQGDEYKNKVFVIDTDGVSQLLVYMINLVYQWIGEGIELTKIQSKIDLIKTKVSAFIIPKSLETLKRGGRITAAAAALASFLKITPILRYDGRIDKFDKTRTFKKAVETALGQIKKERKNWKNIILLHSKTDDETLKEVYNIIEDAGAKITSTYILPNVIAAHTGANTIVLVCWDE